The following proteins are co-located in the Chloroflexota bacterium genome:
- a CDS encoding zinc ribbon domain-containing protein: MPIYEYECSRCGHRFELRRGADESDSDIKCPVCGSEHPRRVLSSFATGSSGEACAPARRT; the protein is encoded by the coding sequence ATGCCTATTTACGAATACGAGTGCTCCAGATGTGGCCACAGGTTTGAACTACGCCGCGGTGCAGATGAGAGCGACAGTGACATAAAGTGTCCCGTCTGTGGCAGCGAACACCCTCGAAGGGTTCTCTCCAGCTTTGCCACAGGGTCTTCAGGTGAGGCTTGTGCCCCTGCCAGGCGCACCTGA
- a CDS encoding SHOCT domain-containing protein, producing MWCGGHEGIGWWPVVGGVFMLLFWGGIVALVIWGISRMARGRGCGPGSREGGPLDIAKNRYARGEISREEFEQIKKDLS from the coding sequence ATGTGGTGCGGTGGGCATGAAGGTATCGGCTGGTGGCCGGTAGTTGGCGGAGTATTTATGCTGCTATTCTGGGGAGGAATTGTTGCCCTGGTGATCTGGGGGATCAGCAGAATGGCCAGGGGCAGGGGTTGTGGGCCAGGTAGCCGGGAAGGTGGTCCGCTGGATATTGCCAAGAACCGCTATGCCCGCGGCGAGATCAGCCGGGAAGAGTTCGAGCAGATCAAGAAAGACCTGTCTTAG
- a CDS encoding DUF6141 family protein codes for MMNKYRTDLLYREVQHFRQVWLWVLLLGISSVSIYSVVQQLILDKPFGNNPAPDIFVVIIGLIFGLGFPIFFYRITLTTQVTSDGLYFRFFPLHLSFQKISLEDLKAYEAITYRPLKEYGGWGIRYGAKGKAYNISGNRGVQLELSSGKRILIGSQKPEELAGAIGSAVKMLRR; via the coding sequence ATGATGAACAAGTACCGCACCGATCTGCTCTACCGTGAGGTGCAGCACTTCCGCCAGGTGTGGCTGTGGGTTCTGTTGCTGGGCATTTCCTCCGTGAGCATATACAGTGTCGTACAGCAGTTGATCCTGGACAAACCCTTTGGCAATAACCCCGCCCCGGATATCTTTGTGGTCATCATCGGACTTATCTTTGGACTCGGCTTCCCCATTTTCTTCTACAGGATTACCCTGACGACGCAGGTCACCAGTGACGGCCTGTACTTCAGGTTCTTCCCGCTGCATCTCTCTTTCCAGAAGATATCGCTGGAAGATCTGAAGGCTTACGAAGCTATAACCTACAGGCCTCTCAAGGAGTATGGCGGTTGGGGCATTCGTTACGGGGCAAAGGGCAAGGCTTATAACATCAGCGGCAATCGCGGGGTGCAGTTAGAGCTCTCCAGTGGCAAAAGGATACTGATCGGCTCACAGAAGCCTGAAGAACTTGCCGGAGCCATCGGTTCGGCTGTGAAAATGCTGAGGAGATGA
- a CDS encoding DUF6506 family protein — MAKIQLAFIYLVPDGDPREHRAVISKSALFDLTVVGVKDYQQAAQTAQDLVKQGAVAIELCGGFGHVGLARIVQAIGNKVPVGAVRFDCHPSLGFKSGDEMFDTK, encoded by the coding sequence ATGGCCAAAATTCAGTTAGCATTCATCTACCTGGTACCGGACGGTGATCCCAGGGAACATCGGGCAGTCATCTCCAAGAGTGCCCTCTTTGATCTCACAGTGGTGGGGGTGAAGGACTACCAGCAGGCGGCCCAGACAGCACAGGATCTGGTTAAGCAGGGAGCCGTGGCTATCGAACTCTGCGGCGGTTTTGGACATGTTGGCCTGGCCAGGATAGTCCAGGCTATTGGCAACAAAGTACCCGTCGGAGCAGTGCGTTTCGACTGCCATCCAAGCCTGGGATTCAAGAGTGGCGACGAGATGTTCGATACAAAATAG
- a CDS encoding CoA-binding protein: MKSQYSDLSPLFEPRGVAVIGSMREGYGEGHTVIRNMVDFGFSGRIYPISRSNESVLGMRAYPGVNDVNDPVDLAVVVTPPATVLALIEQCGRKGIKAVIVETEGFAEAGQDGARLQRQLVEVARRTGMRLLGPNTLGILNTSNDLVTEPYPYGRNKPPSGGIGYSSQTGLLTFGVHPIRDKACPISKVCDFGNKCDINEVDLLPYLADDPGTNVIAMHLEDVKDGRKFMDVARRAAARKPVLIFKTGRSEAGARAAASHTGALAGDDQVHESAFKQAGVIRLNSWREFWEVPKALSLQPLPGGNRIAIITATGGAGVISLDAAIEAGLTPAIFGASTVTQLERLSPRLVNNPVDVGPLMAVRDKPFTIYEEVVPPVLADDNVDCATIVCHLGPLIVDVFRRLAPQIANISKPVTVFGYGIDLAVMEESARQLQALGLPTYLDLDLAVKALGIAAEYARIRSDADHQGVR; encoded by the coding sequence ATGAAATCACAGTATAGTGACCTTAGCCCCCTTTTTGAGCCTCGCGGTGTTGCTGTTATTGGTTCAATGAGGGAAGGCTATGGTGAGGGCCACACCGTCATACGGAACATGGTAGATTTTGGCTTCTCCGGCAGGATCTACCCCATCAGCCGTTCGAATGAGTCGGTTTTGGGTATGAGAGCCTATCCAGGTGTCAATGATGTGAATGATCCTGTTGACCTGGCTGTTGTGGTCACGCCTCCGGCAACGGTACTGGCATTGATTGAGCAATGCGGCCGGAAGGGAATAAAGGCTGTCATCGTTGAGACTGAGGGTTTTGCTGAGGCCGGACAGGACGGGGCCAGGCTTCAGCGGCAACTGGTAGAGGTGGCCCGCCGTACCGGGATGCGTCTCCTGGGGCCGAATACACTGGGCATTCTCAACACCAGCAACGATCTGGTGACTGAGCCCTATCCCTATGGCCGCAACAAGCCCCCGAGCGGAGGCATAGGCTATTCCAGTCAGACCGGCCTCCTCACCTTCGGGGTACATCCCATTAGAGACAAGGCCTGTCCGATCAGCAAGGTGTGCGACTTCGGCAACAAGTGCGACATCAACGAGGTTGACCTCCTCCCCTATCTGGCAGATGACCCCGGGACAAACGTGATCGCGATGCATCTGGAGGATGTGAAGGATGGCCGGAAGTTCATGGATGTGGCGCGGAGGGCCGCTGCCCGGAAGCCGGTGCTCATTTTCAAAACGGGCCGGAGCGAGGCAGGGGCGAGAGCCGCAGCCTCTCACACTGGCGCACTCGCCGGAGATGATCAGGTTCATGAGAGTGCCTTTAAGCAGGCGGGGGTTATCAGACTTAATAGCTGGCGGGAGTTCTGGGAAGTACCCAAAGCCCTGTCCCTGCAGCCATTGCCCGGGGGCAACCGGATCGCTATTATCACTGCCACCGGCGGGGCAGGCGTCATATCGCTTGATGCGGCAATAGAGGCCGGGTTAACCCCGGCCATTTTCGGGGCCAGCACAGTGACGCAACTGGAGAGGCTGTCCCCCAGGTTAGTCAACAATCCGGTTGATGTAGGTCCTCTCATGGCTGTCCGGGACAAGCCCTTTACCATCTATGAGGAAGTGGTGCCGCCAGTGCTTGCCGATGACAACGTAGACTGTGCGACGATTGTGTGCCACCTGGGGCCGTTGATTGTAGACGTCTTCAGACGTCTGGCGCCGCAAATAGCAAATATCTCCAAGCCGGTGACCGTCTTTGGCTATGGAATTGATCTGGCTGTAATGGAGGAGTCGGCACGGCAGTTGCAAGCGCTGGGATTGCCGACTTATCTCGACCTGGATCTGGCCGTCAAAGCGCTGGGCATTGCTGCCGAGTACGCCAGAATCAGGTCGGACGCTGATCACCAAGGGGTCCGGTAG
- a CDS encoding MFS transporter, with product MNEVTPGATESKSRYGLVMVAFSFAIAFMLHLLLFSTAPMVDVVMEEMHLSHAGFGLVFSAAMISLVIFRIPWGLVGDRIGYLNAFRIALPLTAGFAVLRAFAPGYVILLLSQFLLGTTLAMVLPCLPLIVKEWSPGRPGLSTGIYVSGFAAGNATALGLTPQLLKVLEWREVLLVYSGLAAAICLLWLVFARSTAKGESSLRLDSFARIIKDKYVWVLLLFMMASMGSYDTLATWMPKVLEMKGLKESLATILPLGFFLAGPIVGLISDRFSNTRLIVAVSGIVAAISIVGINYAPFPLVLLCLFLAGFSTIGVLTISLAMPTKHQRLSATAGSVVGLTSALGNVGPLAMPVLFGFLIDVTGTFYASVLSVAALAGIVFILGSRFSEESPPG from the coding sequence ATGAATGAAGTGACCCCGGGCGCAACTGAGAGCAAGAGCAGATATGGCCTGGTGATGGTCGCTTTCTCGTTTGCCATTGCCTTCATGCTGCACCTCCTGCTCTTCTCCACCGCACCGATGGTCGACGTCGTTATGGAGGAGATGCACCTGTCCCATGCCGGTTTCGGTCTCGTCTTCTCGGCAGCGATGATCAGTCTGGTCATCTTCAGAATACCCTGGGGCCTGGTAGGCGATAGAATCGGCTATCTCAATGCTTTCCGTATAGCCTTACCCCTCACGGCGGGCTTTGCTGTGCTGAGGGCATTCGCGCCGGGATATGTGATTCTCCTGCTGAGCCAGTTTCTTCTGGGGACGACCCTGGCCATGGTGCTCCCTTGCCTGCCGCTCATTGTGAAGGAGTGGTCACCCGGGAGGCCGGGACTCTCCACGGGCATCTACGTTTCGGGTTTCGCTGCCGGCAATGCCACTGCCCTGGGGCTGACGCCGCAGTTGCTCAAGGTACTGGAGTGGAGAGAGGTGCTCCTTGTTTACAGTGGACTGGCAGCAGCGATATGCCTGCTGTGGCTGGTCTTTGCCAGAAGCACAGCGAAGGGTGAATCCAGCTTGCGGCTTGACAGCTTCGCCAGGATTATCAAGGACAAGTATGTCTGGGTGCTATTGCTTTTCATGATGGCATCTATGGGCAGCTACGATACGCTGGCTACCTGGATGCCAAAGGTGCTGGAGATGAAGGGGCTCAAGGAGTCGCTGGCTACTATTCTTCCCCTGGGATTCTTTCTGGCCGGGCCAATCGTTGGCCTCATCTCAGACAGGTTCAGTAATACCAGGTTGATCGTCGCTGTCTCGGGGATCGTGGCTGCCATATCCATTGTGGGCATAAACTATGCTCCTTTTCCTCTAGTGCTCCTGTGCCTCTTTCTGGCGGGGTTCAGCACTATCGGCGTGCTTACCATCAGCCTGGCCATGCCCACCAAGCACCAGCGTCTCTCGGCTACTGCCGGCAGTGTCGTTGGGCTTACCTCGGCACTGGGCAATGTCGGTCCCCTCGCTATGCCTGTGCTCTTTGGTTTCCTCATAGATGTTACCGGGACCTTCTACGCCTCGGTTCTCAGCGTAGCTGCGCTGGCTGGCATTGTCTTCATCCTTGGCTCCAGGTTTAGTGAGGAAAGTCCTCCAGGATGA
- the aqpZ gene encoding aquaporin Z, protein MKKYLAELIGTFVLVLGGCGSAVIAGDYIGKLGIALAFGLTVLIMVYTIGRISGCHINPAITVAMWVAGKIKSKDAAFYIIFQCVGAIIAAAVLLAIAHGLPGYSLDDGLGQNGYGSNSPAGYSLAAGFIFEAVFTGIFLFVIFGSTHKAAPGGFAGISIGLALTLIHLVGIPITGTSVNPARSFGPAVLVGGEALSQLWLFIVAPIVGAVVAAICWKTVFEKEEKEG, encoded by the coding sequence ATGAAGAAGTACCTGGCTGAGTTGATCGGGACCTTCGTCTTAGTCCTCGGTGGGTGCGGGAGCGCGGTGATTGCCGGTGACTACATAGGGAAACTCGGCATAGCATTGGCGTTTGGTTTGACCGTGCTGATCATGGTCTACACTATTGGGAGGATATCGGGGTGCCACATCAATCCAGCAATTACGGTGGCAATGTGGGTGGCCGGCAAGATCAAGTCCAAGGATGCCGCCTTCTACATCATCTTCCAGTGCGTTGGGGCTATCATTGCTGCGGCGGTGCTCCTGGCCATTGCCCACGGCCTGCCCGGTTACTCCCTTGACGATGGTCTGGGTCAGAATGGTTATGGGTCTAATTCCCCCGCAGGGTATTCTCTTGCCGCGGGTTTCATCTTTGAGGCTGTGTTCACTGGGATATTCCTTTTCGTGATATTTGGCTCGACCCACAAGGCAGCGCCCGGCGGATTTGCGGGGATATCGATCGGGCTAGCGCTGACTCTTATCCATCTGGTGGGAATTCCTATAACGGGAACGTCTGTCAATCCGGCCAGGAGTTTTGGGCCTGCGGTTCTTGTTGGAGGAGAGGCGCTTAGCCAACTGTGGCTCTTCATCGTCGCTCCCATCGTCGGTGCTGTCGTGGCAGCCATCTGCTGGAAAACCGTATTCGAAAAAGAAGAAAAAGAAGGATAG
- a CDS encoding ABC transporter ATP-binding protein, which produces MAQEDPIISVKGLHKTYDTGKIKVNALRGIDFTVRRGEMVAIMGPSGCGKTTLLNCLAGLDDFDQGEVLIEGTPIKDMSDNTRTEYRARRMGFVFQLYNLLPVLTSVENIELPLLVSGVPSAKSRQRALESLKMIGLAELADRIPAELSGGQRQRVTIARALVNQPAIIWGDEPTGDLDSETTAEIMNLLCRLNKENRQTFVLVTHSQEVADRANRIVRMRDGLIVSGK; this is translated from the coding sequence ATGGCGCAAGAAGATCCGATCATTAGTGTCAAAGGTCTGCACAAGACATACGATACCGGCAAAATCAAGGTCAATGCTCTGAGGGGCATTGACTTCACTGTGAGACGGGGCGAAATGGTGGCCATCATGGGTCCCAGCGGCTGCGGGAAGACTACCCTGCTTAACTGCCTCGCCGGGCTGGATGACTTCGACCAGGGTGAGGTGCTAATCGAAGGGACCCCGATCAAGGACATGTCAGACAACACGCGTACTGAGTACCGTGCCCGCCGGATGGGCTTCGTTTTCCAGTTGTATAACCTCCTGCCTGTGCTCACATCTGTGGAAAACATCGAACTGCCCCTGCTTGTCTCCGGAGTCCCGTCAGCCAAGAGCCGACAGCGCGCTCTGGAGTCGCTGAAGATGATAGGGCTGGCAGAGTTGGCAGACCGCATACCGGCGGAGCTGTCGGGAGGACAGCGGCAGCGGGTGACTATCGCCAGGGCACTGGTGAATCAGCCGGCTATTATATGGGGTGACGAGCCCACCGGAGACCTGGACAGCGAGACCACTGCCGAGATCATGAACCTGCTCTGCCGCCTGAACAAGGAGAACCGCCAGACGTTTGTCCTGGTGACCCATTCCCAGGAGGTCGCCGACAGAGCCAACCGCATCGTCAGGATGCGGGATGGCCTGATCGTGAGTGGAAAGTAG
- a CDS encoding FtsX-like permease family protein, whose amino-acid sequence MQKLFGVSMTTITIVLLALFVIVMGFIGVLAWRSRIMLKLGLRNIPKRPAQTALIILGLMLSTVIITSAFGTGDTIVYTIRSLAARGLGNTDEVVSAGDLGSPGGSNYFDYSRFDEMRTYLLGYDKVDRLLPAITESAPLIDVTSQKKLSGIAVFAPDAQYMNTFSEMKDTQGQVVTLDDLGENEVYLDDKTAEDLNAKPDHMLYLFLGEQPTVLKLKAAVKGSSSNSLSTLIMPLSMAQEILGKEGQINAIYVSNYGGPVDGAKYSDQVKGKLEYLLEGTGLKVQTVKQDTLKEADTAGSAFTTIFVAIGLFSIAAGVLLILLIFMMLAAARKSEMGMARAVGTKRHHLIEMFIFEGTAYDLGAALVGVVLGVALTFAIAGIMARIFQNTQLDLAFHFEPRSLVVAFTLGMLVTFITVAVASWRVSRLNIVRAIRDIPEPRFEKVGRRGLVLALLVLFIGLMSSLGGVSSGSGTSLYIGISLFIIGLALLLRCFGVKERIAFTLAGIALLVWTLLPIDVLEVLFGDLSMGIEMFFLSGMIMVLGAVWVVTYNLDILLRILTIAASRLRGVVPALRTALAYPMKNRMRTGLTLAMFSLVIFTMIFMSAIITSTTAALKDVESFSGGYDVQGTVTNPIPDIHAAIAAAPGLNADDFKAIAGQSTLPLEIRQVDAKSQEWKPYLVHGVDNTYLNTNTFKFALMAKGYTSPQEIWQDIGDKPNLAVVSSDMVPSRNQFGLGGGGEDFQLEGIYQEDKSIDTAIEVEMQDPYSGQQIKLTVIGVLESVSFNYGVYTSQTTLGLAWPAALVPTTYLFQLNEGVDAKAVADALDTAFLTHGMEATSVKEMLDEGSKAIFAVNSLLQGFMSLGLVVGIAALGVISTRAVVERRHEIGVLRAIGYQRRTVQLSFLLESSLVALLGIFIGVVLGLALSHNVINFMSDQMEGLKFHIPWMQIVIIVGITYVASLLMTLLPAWHASRIYPAEALRYE is encoded by the coding sequence ATGCAAAAGCTATTCGGTGTCTCCATGACCACCATCACCATAGTCCTGCTGGCCTTGTTTGTCATCGTCATGGGGTTTATCGGAGTGCTGGCCTGGCGCAGTCGCATCATGCTTAAGCTGGGTTTGAGAAATATCCCCAAGCGGCCGGCCCAGACAGCGCTCATCATCTTGGGCCTCATGTTGAGCACCGTCATCATCACCAGTGCGTTCGGCACAGGAGACACCATCGTTTACACCATCAGGTCTCTCGCAGCACGCGGTCTGGGCAACACCGACGAAGTAGTCAGCGCCGGCGACCTCGGTTCCCCCGGCGGCTCGAACTACTTCGACTATTCCCGTTTCGACGAAATGCGCACATACCTTCTGGGTTACGACAAGGTTGACAGGCTCCTACCTGCTATCACTGAATCAGCACCATTGATAGATGTCACTTCACAAAAGAAACTCTCCGGCATCGCCGTCTTTGCCCCCGACGCTCAATATATGAATACCTTTTCAGAGATGAAGGACACGCAGGGTCAGGTGGTCACTCTCGACGACCTGGGTGAAAACGAAGTCTACCTGGATGACAAGACAGCAGAGGATCTGAACGCCAAGCCTGACCATATGCTTTACCTCTTCTTAGGGGAGCAACCTACCGTGCTCAAGCTCAAGGCAGCCGTGAAGGGCTCTTCATCGAACAGTCTTTCGACTCTGATCATGCCGCTTTCAATGGCCCAGGAAATCCTGGGCAAAGAAGGGCAAATTAACGCTATTTACGTCTCTAACTATGGCGGCCCGGTGGATGGAGCCAAATACAGTGACCAGGTCAAAGGCAAGCTGGAATACCTTCTTGAAGGCACCGGACTCAAGGTGCAGACGGTGAAGCAGGATACGCTGAAAGAAGCCGATACCGCTGGCAGTGCATTCACCACTATATTCGTGGCTATTGGCCTCTTCTCCATCGCCGCCGGGGTGTTGCTCATCTTACTCATCTTCATGATGCTGGCCGCAGCCCGCAAGTCAGAGATGGGTATGGCCAGAGCAGTGGGGACCAAGCGGCACCACCTGATCGAGATGTTTATCTTTGAAGGCACGGCCTATGATCTCGGGGCTGCCCTGGTGGGGGTAGTTCTGGGCGTGGCGCTAACCTTCGCCATAGCGGGTATTATGGCTCGCATTTTCCAGAATACCCAGCTGGATCTAGCCTTCCATTTTGAACCAAGGAGCCTGGTGGTGGCTTTCACTCTGGGGATGCTCGTCACTTTCATCACCGTTGCTGTCGCATCCTGGAGGGTGAGCCGACTGAACATCGTCAGGGCTATCAGGGATATCCCCGAGCCCAGATTTGAAAAAGTAGGACGCCGGGGGCTGGTTCTGGCCTTACTGGTGCTGTTCATTGGTTTAATGTCATCTCTCGGTGGAGTTTCCTCCGGTAGTGGCACCTCTCTTTACATTGGGATCTCGCTATTCATCATAGGCCTGGCACTTCTGCTGCGCTGTTTTGGTGTAAAGGAGAGAATCGCGTTCACCCTGGCCGGGATCGCTCTATTGGTCTGGACCCTGCTTCCTATTGATGTCCTGGAGGTATTGTTTGGCGACCTGAGCATGGGGATAGAGATGTTCTTTCTCAGCGGAATGATCATGGTTCTCGGTGCCGTCTGGGTGGTGACTTACAACCTGGACATCTTGCTACGCATTCTCACGATTGCAGCGAGCCGTCTTAGAGGCGTGGTCCCGGCGTTGAGAACAGCCCTGGCCTATCCCATGAAGAACCGTATGCGTACCGGGTTAACTTTGGCCATGTTCTCCCTGGTGATTTTCACTATGATCTTCATGTCCGCGATCATCACTTCGACCACGGCTGCCCTAAAAGATGTGGAGTCATTCTCCGGCGGCTATGATGTGCAGGGTACAGTGACCAACCCTATCCCTGATATTCACGCCGCCATTGCCGCCGCTCCTGGCCTTAACGCTGACGATTTCAAGGCCATTGCCGGCCAATCCACGCTGCCTCTGGAGATTCGCCAGGTCGATGCCAAAAGCCAGGAGTGGAAACCGTACCTTGTCCACGGCGTGGACAATACCTACCTGAATACCAACACCTTCAAGTTCGCCCTCATGGCCAAAGGCTATACCTCTCCTCAGGAGATATGGCAGGATATCGGAGATAAACCAAACCTGGCGGTGGTCAGCTCCGATATGGTGCCCTCTCGAAACCAGTTCGGGCTCGGGGGAGGCGGGGAGGACTTCCAGTTGGAGGGGATATACCAGGAGGACAAGAGCATAGACACTGCCATAGAAGTGGAGATGCAGGACCCGTACAGCGGCCAGCAGATAAAGCTCACTGTCATCGGCGTCCTCGAATCGGTGAGCTTCAACTACGGGGTCTACACCTCCCAGACGACGCTGGGCCTGGCCTGGCCCGCCGCTTTAGTGCCTACGACCTATCTCTTCCAGTTGAACGAAGGTGTGGATGCCAAAGCGGTAGCCGATGCCCTTGATACGGCATTCCTCACCCACGGCATGGAAGCCACATCAGTAAAGGAAATGCTGGATGAGGGTAGCAAGGCCATCTTCGCCGTGAACTCCTTGCTCCAGGGCTTCATGTCCCTCGGCCTGGTAGTAGGCATTGCCGCCCTGGGGGTGATAAGCACCAGGGCCGTGGTGGAGAGGCGTCATGAGATAGGGGTACTAAGAGCCATAGGATACCAGCGGCGCACGGTGCAGCTGAGCTTCCTGCTGGAGTCTTCCTTAGTAGCGCTGCTGGGCATCTTCATCGGGGTAGTGCTGGGGCTGGCCCTATCCCACAATGTCATCAACTTCATGTCTGATCAGATGGAGGGGTTGAAATTCCACATTCCCTGGATGCAGATTGTGATAATTGTGGGAATAACCTACGTCGCTTCTCTCCTCATGACTCTGCTGCCAGCCTGGCATGCATCAAGGATCTATCCCGCAGAAGCCCTGCGGTATGAATAG